A DNA window from Flavobacterium sp. contains the following coding sequences:
- a CDS encoding endonuclease/exonuclease/phosphatase family protein yields MKILISYVLLLLLPFQSFAQTKVISWNLKNFGKSKSQPALNFIANTVKDYDIIAVQEVVAGYGGAQTVAKLADLLNEKGSKWNYSISDPTSGSSYKRERYAFIWKSNKVKLKGNPWLEKKYNLEIDREPYFGTFEIDKKTFTLVNFHAITKSKQPETEIKYFKFLPQEYPNLNLVFLGDFNCPESHTVFNPLKKMAFVPIFQKQKTTLKKECRENNCLASEFDNVFYNSNKIKTVNSGVILFYKKFDSLEEASKISDHIPIWAEIFVN; encoded by the coding sequence ATGAAAATTCTAATTAGTTACGTTCTCTTACTACTTTTACCCTTTCAATCTTTTGCTCAGACAAAGGTTATTTCCTGGAATTTGAAAAATTTTGGAAAATCAAAATCTCAGCCAGCTTTAAACTTTATCGCTAATACGGTTAAAGATTATGATATTATTGCTGTTCAAGAAGTTGTTGCCGGATATGGCGGTGCACAAACAGTTGCAAAACTTGCCGATTTATTAAATGAAAAAGGATCAAAATGGAATTATTCCATAAGCGATCCTACCAGCGGGAGCAGCTATAAAAGAGAACGCTATGCTTTTATTTGGAAATCTAACAAAGTAAAATTAAAAGGAAATCCCTGGCTTGAAAAAAAGTATAATTTAGAGATTGATCGTGAGCCTTACTTTGGAACTTTTGAAATTGATAAAAAAACATTTACTCTTGTCAATTTTCACGCTATTACCAAAAGCAAACAGCCTGAAACTGAAATAAAGTATTTCAAATTTCTTCCTCAGGAATACCCAAATCTAAACTTGGTTTTTTTAGGTGATTTTAATTGTCCAGAATCACATACTGTTTTTAATCCGTTAAAGAAAATGGCTTTTGTTCCTATATTTCAAAAACAAAAAACAACTTTGAAAAAAGAATGTAGAGAAAACAATTGTCTTGCTTCTGAGTTTGACAATGTTTTTTATAATTCTAATAAAATAAAAACCGTCAATTCGGGTGTAATTTTATTTTACAAGAAATTTGACTCGCTCGAAGAAGCCAGTAAAATATCTGACCATATTCCTATCTGGGCAGAAATCTTTGTGAATTAA